From a single Miscanthus floridulus cultivar M001 chromosome 8, ASM1932011v1, whole genome shotgun sequence genomic region:
- the LOC136469000 gene encoding cysteine-rich receptor-like protein kinase 34 — protein MTAAWWYVDNHYDIDNSSSKEEDIEYFESEQLNLVVVRAATNNFSDENKLGEGGFGEVFKGTLQDGKEIAVKRLSQNSSQGFHELKNELVLAAKLKHRNLVELLGVCLQDEKLIIYEYMPNRSLDTFLLDPGRRQQLEWSKRFVIICGIARGLLYLHEESRMKVIHRDLKPSNVLLDADMNPKISEFGIARAFHRDQSRDITRRPVGTLGYMSPEYAYWGHVSSKSDMFSFGVIVLEMVTGRRNNSAYDSEIDSVSVLSHVWDKWRTGSTSDVVDPLLAESGYPETEVVNCIEVGLLCVQENPSDRPDASAVVLMLSSPTSTSDDRRAPSRPAFAFSSGFTAAASGGPTAGSWSSDSVLIGDQQRSTATVSENEVSISELQPR, from the exons TCGAATATTTTGAGTCCGAGCAGCTTAATCTAGTTGTGGTGAGAGCTGCAACAAACAATTTCTCAGATGAAAACAAACTTGGAGAAGGAGGTTTTGGAGAAGTGTTCAAG GGTACACTACAAGACGGGAAAGAGATAGCTGTCAAGAGGCTTTCGCAGAATTCTTCACAGGGGTTCCACGAGCTTAAGAACGAGCTCGTGTTGGCTGCCAAGCTCAAGCACAGGAACCTGGTGGAGCTCCTGGGGGTCTGCCTGCAAGATGAGAAGCTGATCATCTACGAGTACATGCCCAACAGAAGCTTAGATACCTTCCTTCTCG ATCCAGGAAGACGGCAGCAACTAGAATGGAGCAAAAGGTTTGTCATCATCTGCGGTATTGCACGGGGACTTCTCTATCTTCACGAGGAGTCGCGCATGAAGGTCATCCACAGAGATCTGAAGCCGAGCAATGTGTTGCTTGATGCGGATATGAACCCTAAAATTTCAGAATTTGGCATCGCCAGGGCTTTCCACAGAGACCAATCTAGGGACATAACAAGACGACCTGTCGGAACCCT CGGGTACATGTCCCCAGAGTATGCCTACTGGGGTCATGTCTCCTCCAAGTCAGACATGTTCAGCTTCGGTGTTATAGTCCTGGAGATGGTGACCGGCCGAAGGAATAACAGCGCATATGACTCTGAAATAGACTCCGTGTCTGTGCTGAGCCAT GTCTGGGACAAGTGGAGAACTGGTTCGACATCAGATGTGGTTGACCCATTGCTGGCCGAGTCGGGGTACCCGGAAACTGAGGTCGTCAACTGCATTGAGGTCGGGCTCCTATGTGTCCAGGAGAACCCGTCCGATCGGCCGGACGCCTCTGCTGTGGTGCTTATGCTCAGCAGTCCGACCTCCACTTCCGATGACAGGCGAGCCCCGTCCAGGCCAGCCTTCGCCTTCAGCTCCGGCTTCACTGCTGCTGCCTCAGGTGGCCCAACAGCCGGTTCTTGGAGTTCGGACAGTGTGCTGATTGGCGATCAGCAGCGCTCAACGGCCACGGTTTCGGAGAACGAGGTGTCCATCTCAGAGCTTCAGCCGAGGTAG